CTGCCTTGGGCCAGCATTCAGTTGCAGATTCCTTATACCATTGTCATCACAAGGGTGGAACAAGGTATTACTTTAAGTACAATTCAGCATCTACATCATTAAAATGGCATTATCATTTGTTGATTTATATAattagccccctttacacacacactctatcgcgcatgtaATAACAATCGCGCGTAAAAGAGCGCGCATGTatggggaaaggaaagaccacgcgccacTATCATATCATTTTTCTGGTCACTAAAAAGCCAAAGGGTTCCGCCCATAAACAGCAGTTTACATAGTTCTTTGCCTCTATTGTCTAAATGATCAAAAACTCAATATTAATAACAGTTGAAATTCAGTAATATATAGTGCATTTATTGCAATTGTGGTGTGTATTTATTGGAAAAATTGTATATCCAGGCGCTGTTATAATTGCCCTTTCCATACTATTCATGTAATGGGAAGTAATATTACCAGAGATATGTCTACCATGTCTAAGATGTCTTATATATCTGTCAATCATTGtaaacctaattttatttttgatttattttcagatgAATACATATCACCCAGCTTCAGTGAACGTGGAAAAGGTCGTAAAGCTACAAGCAAACCCAAAGAAGAGATAATAGACCAAGATTCAGACATGGCCCGTAGTGGCAGCAATTCAGGGCGAACTGTCGACGCACCAAAACCTGACCATGTCTATATTTACACCATATATGACTCCAATGATGCCCTGGTCCAACTCAAGTTCTTGAACAACCTCCTCATACCGCGGGAAGTCATGAAACTGATGTCTTTGATACTGCCTTTTCAAAAACGTCTGACCTCAGTCTACATCAACAGTGGTCTGCTAAAAGATTCCCTATACGAGCTTTGCAAAGGAGTGAATCAGTCTACAATCACTGAGATGATTCTAGACAACTCTGTAATACCTGAAgctaattattacttgtttttagATCACCAGTCTCCTTTAAAATACCTTTCTCTTGCCAGATGTCAAGTAAACGACGAAGTAGTAAAGACACTTTCCATAAGACTAGTTCCTCCATTTTCCGCATCAGAAACTCTAAGCATACTAAATTTAACTTCAAACAGAATTACAGATGTTGGTGCTCAATACTTAGGTGAAGTTTTAAGAGTGAATAGAAAGCTTTCTTACTTAAACTTAGCTGGTAATATGATCACTGATGTCGGTGCAGAAAGTATTCTGGACAGTCTTGGAAAATTCGTTCTAAAAGACGAAGAGGTAGCTCAATCTAAAGCTAGATATATGTCTTATTTGAGACTAAAGAACGAAATGGTGAACAAAGCATTGTTAGAGCTAAGAACCGGTGATTTCGACAGGCGGTCTGCTAAAAGAAAATCTATAAAACCTGTGGCAGTAACGCAAAAGAAATCAAAAGGTCTTGAGAAAGAGGTGTCAGTGAATCTACCAAGTATGTATAATTCTATGGATGTAGCTTGGATAGATAAGGCAGAGGCTGCCGTTGAAGCTCAGTTAGGAACTTTTCAAGATGCATTCAGATTGGAGAATATTTCTACAAAGAACGGTACAGTTTATTGCCTTGGTAACAATGCGCTATGCTACTTGAACCTCGCTTATAACAGTCTGTCATATTTCAGTGTGAAAAAGCTATACAATATTGTGAGTTTACAGGAAAGGATGCATAGAAAGCCTAAAGGTTTAGTCAACGTGTGTATTGAAGGTAACAATATACCAGTTTGTTGTAGGGAGTTGACAGAGATTGACCTGATCATAGACACTGGGTTAACGACCTCTAGGAAACTGTCTACTATAAGCAAGAAGAAAATGACTGCGAAAATGAAGTAActgtttttctatttaataacaCAATGTTTAttccaacaatttagtagagagtttTAGCATGTTTGAgacgttaaattgtgggaccAAAccgtcattttcgaagatctttgttagacagtcgttaccagtagtcagaagcttgaaagtctgacaaccagtcttaccgaagggtatcgtgttataacccaggtaactgggttgtggaggtccggtaggcagttgctccatgtaaaatactggtattcagctgcatccggtgagactggaagccgactcgaacatagttggaagaaaggctaggttgatcATTGGTATTTGGTTATTTAAAGACACTGTGTTGTTAAGTTTTAGGTTTGTATAACATTTGtaagatgtttttttcattattcataTTGTATTTTAGTTATTCATATTATTGAACTGTATTTCATATTAGTTTTAGAATTCTGTGTAATTTTAGACTAATGTAGTTTTAGTTAATTGCTTGTActctagttttattataacttatacaataattgtaataatacatttttattcacaccaatggtatttttattgcattaatatagctgaaaaataatatttttgcctTGTAATCTCTATATcattatttctgaaaaataattcatagcataatttttattgtttcggCATCTAGACATAAATTTAAACCCACTTCGAAATTAACAAAGGACTTAAACTACATACTTAATTCTTTACaggaatattttcaatagcctaattatttgtatattgtacTTATTCAATGATAAGTTGTTTGACTAAACCTCCCTATTACAATCCGATTCCAACAtggttatttataattttatccaCGACTAAACATAACCGCACCCAGGCCGACTCTTGAgtcaagaaattttaatatatcaacTGTCAAGACTTAATGATGCTGCTTGTTCGTGATGGTCACAATGGGACTGGCATATCTATATACAGATAAAAGTCCCTAAATGTAATgttactagaaaaaaaaaacctgtcaagacattcaataaaaagaaagaaCAAATAGAGAACTCAAATTCAAATGCTTCAACTATTCATAATAATCATAACAGCTCTAaatcaaatacaatttcaaattcCTCATCCAAAAAATAGTACCATCATAAGGAGAACAAATCAGTGTGCCAACAAAATAGCGCGGCGTAAGTGCGGGGGTGTGCGGCGCGCGGGAGGGGAGGCCGCGTCGATATTCGCGCTCGCTCGGAAGCCATCTTAAAATATAAGTGCCTCCCCCCCCGCGCGCCTCTCGCCTCCTTAGACGCTAGCTTTTTCAAACTCTGCCGGTGTAGCGCTGGGGTTGACAACATTTTGGTGAGTTTAGtctgttttgcttttttttgtttggtGTGTTTGGGTCTAGTTTTGCTTTACATCTCCTATAAAGGTTTTAAGTGTCTGTATTATATTAGTTTGATATTGCTTTTTGAAGCTTTTAACTAAGGGAACTAGtgtttaaaacgtttaagtaCCTACTCCCTTACCGGTAGCAACAGATACAAGAAGCTTTCTTTTTGCCTACATTTCCAATATTTTTGCCATACTTTTTAAAACATGGAGAAGATAACTTACCCaactttttgaaattatacTTTGACATCGATATTTACTCTTGATGGGCTTTATATACATAATGcttaacaatataaaagtatACAAAAGGTCTTGAACAGTCTCTACCATTAAATCTACGAGTGAGTCTTTTAACACTTAGatgaatatttgttttgctGTCAAGCCAAAAGATTTTTAACTCTACTTTGTAAACATACTAATACATTGTCTGTTAGTAAAATATCTTAGTAACGCCTTGGACAATGGACAGTTATTATTAACACGATAACTTGACCTATTGTAATGGAGGCATTATTCGTGGAATTCAGAATACTTGCGTGTTTCGTTAAACAGAAATAGCTTCGGGGATAATATTACTTTGCACTTGTGTTATAATTAGatgaataaacatttaaactttaaaacccTATTTCTTGGAATATTACAGACTAAATACTAtatttgttattacattttaaaataaccaacTTTTTCATCGATTTAATGGTGGTAATGTACTCTTTTTATGAAAGTTCGTACTATAAGAATAATTTTCATCTGATTGGTTTCAACTTCATATTAACGGGTAAATTGATTACCCTCAAAGAAGTAACATAAGCGATAAAATACAATTTGCAAATTTTAATCTCGCTAGCTGTCAAAAACAGTCCTAAACAAAAACGATACAAACTTAACACAATATTTACAACCCTTTACTAAAACCACTGAGCTGTAAACTTTTATATCTAAAATACGCGTCTTAAAGATCATAAACTTGCTAACTCCAGCGTACAGGCTGAATCAATACAGCATTAACACACACATCGACAACACACACTCACTGTTGCAACGCAAAAactattgaaatgaaaatataagcACACATACTCACGCTAACTCACACAAACACACGTCGCAGGTGTGTATACAAACCGCGGCGTTCCCCCCCCTTCACCCCCCACCTCGCTCCGTGCGCCTTAGACGTTGGCTTTTTACATGAGTATAAGCAGCCGTGCAGGTGTCGCAAACATTTGGTTTGGTTTACTTGAATTTGTAATGTTGGttcatttttgtttgaaatatcgTAACGATGTTATTGTTGAAGTTGTATGTCTGTTAGTCAAGTAAATTGTAAAAAGTTCAACTTTGTGAAAAAACTAGATGACAATCttaaaaattgtatcaaaatcatgattgtattttttctattgtCCTTTATAAAAAGTCTTTTTTCTAAAAACTGACCAAAAGAAACATTCGAGACGTCTTCACCCTTTGAAAACCGGTCTTTACAATTGCtatcttaatttttatttgagtgtCCGTCCATCCTATTGTGTGACAGGTTTTGAAAAAGCAGTGACTTCGGGTACCCGTGTGGGAATTTGTGTACGAAATTTCGTCTTTTCAATGTTTCTTGACCAACCTGTATTTTTAGAATCAGTCTACTTTATATCAAACGGGTTCACTTCTTTggagaatttattttatcgtgaTTCGAGTTAACGGGCTATTGAATTCCAGTTTTATGGGATTTTTGAGGTCATGAGAACGGATAGAGGTTAtgggaaatatattttttgatttagGGATTACTTTGATCTGGAAATTCTTGTTCGACGACTTTATATGctgagaaatattttcttttaagatttgatttactataataattattatttgccaTATAGTTTATTAACAGCAATTACAAAATGACTGAACATGATTCTGGGAAGTTTCCAAACTATACTATTGAACTATAGTGTATCTTAATACAAATTCTTGAACAATATCGGTTATTTACTCAAACCACCACACAAGGgattttcaagaaaattaaCTGAACTTTGTAAACATAtcgaaattattttgaaaatgtatttttttcttagaactCACACTTTCTTAGATGtctcataaaatttattttactaactacAAAATCatgatatgaaaaataaacagcaCAAAGTCACATGATTCTAGTTTCTACCCAGATAATATCTCTTAAAGTGACCATAATAGCAATTTCTATTCAACTTTTCTCCCCAAAGATGGTCTATGAAAAAACAggttattatactttttatatcaaaattctCACGAAATAGTCGTACCAGTTTTTACGAAGTGGTCATCTTTTGGACACAAAAGATTTCTTACAGACCTGTTCATGTAAAAAGGGTGACACAGGTGAATTTTTGGACATCAaagaaactttttttattagatttcacACACAATTTGAGGCAATTGAAGAATAGGGTGGaactatgatttatttaatagtcAAGTTTTGCTAGTGGACGAGTAACTACTTACTTTAGTAACTGTAAGGTGTTTAATATTGAAACGGCTTTTAGTGGTAGACTATTGGTATTTTGTGTGttagagtaaaaaatatacgtgtgtgttttataaagttttattggtGTAGTGTGTATGACAATTTGTGATAACTATTGTTTTGTCTTATAGGTAAGAATTATACAtactgattaaaaatatttctgaaatgtACTGTACatcaatatcatatttttaagtgGTGTCGTATAACAACACGCTACCTTCCCTTTTCTGACAACCCACTAAGTGcgcagtttatttaaataaataaaaacatccacATACCATCACACCCCATGAAAACAAAAACCCAGATTAGCCGACAAGTTAAAATTCATACGCGACTCATATTATGAAAACAACGCAATACCCTAATTAggcatttaattataaatccGCCATGAATTCTTAACCGACTAgacatattaaaatttcacttCCCCATTCTAACTACGCCTATAGCGTATCGCGCAGCCCCATCTCCGCTGTCTTTCTAAGGGGACCGCATAAAATAGTTATAGAGGGTAGGGGGAGCTACTTAACCGTTTTTAGGAGACACCCCGCCCGACGCAGAAACACCCCGCTACTTCAACCCCACTTCCTACCCCCGCCCCCCTCGCCTTCAAGCAA
This Anticarsia gemmatalis isolate Benzon Research Colony breed Stoneville strain chromosome 25, ilAntGemm2 primary, whole genome shotgun sequence DNA region includes the following protein-coding sequences:
- the LOC142984001 gene encoding uncharacterized protein LOC142984001 encodes the protein MDKRSDSVEDEKSHYPSPADFDVYLPWASIQLQIPYTIVITRVEQDEYISPSFSERGKGRKATSKPKEEIIDQDSDMARSGSNSGRTVDAPKPDHVYIYTIYDSNDALVQLKFLNNLLIPREVMKLMSLILPFQKRLTSVYINSGLLKDSLYELCKGVNQSTITEMILDNSVIPEANYYLFLDHQSPLKYLSLARCQVNDEVVKTLSIRLVPPFSASETLSILNLTSNRITDVGAQYLGEVLRVNRKLSYLNLAGNMITDVGAESILDSLGKFVLKDEEVAQSKARYMSYLRLKNEMVNKALLELRTGDFDRRSAKRKSIKPVAVTQKKSKGLEKEVSVNLPSMYNSMDVAWIDKAEAAVEAQLGTFQDAFRLENISTKNGTVYCLGNNALCYLNLAYNSLSYFSVKKLYNIVSLQERMHRKPKGLVNVCIEGNNIPVCCRELTEIDLIIDTGLTTSRKLSTISKKKMTAKMK